A single genomic interval of Rhodopseudomonas palustris harbors:
- a CDS encoding peroxiredoxin, translated as MPKPTPKKPSKKTAKPAVEKTSKVTTKAAAKTTAAKTTAVKKAAKSPAAKAPAAKTAATKAAAKPATKSAATKPSATKPAGLAEGSVAPDFKLPRDGGGEISRADFAGRKLVLFFYPKANTPGCTREAIDFTRLAADFKACGTAVLGVSADSVKAQDSFRDKHQLATPLLSDPTHAMLEAYGAWGEKSLYGRKFQGIIRTTVLIDADGRVARVWRNVKVDGHADQVLAAAQS; from the coding sequence ATGCCCAAGCCGACGCCCAAGAAACCATCCAAGAAGACCGCCAAGCCCGCGGTCGAGAAAACCTCCAAGGTGACGACGAAGGCGGCGGCCAAGACCACCGCCGCGAAAACCACGGCGGTGAAGAAGGCCGCCAAGTCACCCGCTGCAAAGGCGCCCGCAGCCAAGACGGCGGCGACGAAGGCTGCCGCAAAGCCCGCGACCAAATCCGCCGCCACCAAGCCCTCGGCGACCAAGCCAGCGGGCCTGGCCGAAGGCAGCGTTGCGCCGGACTTCAAGCTGCCGCGCGATGGCGGCGGCGAGATCTCGCGCGCCGACTTCGCCGGTCGCAAGCTGGTGCTGTTCTTCTACCCGAAGGCCAACACGCCCGGCTGCACCCGTGAGGCGATCGACTTCACCCGGCTCGCCGCCGATTTCAAAGCCTGCGGCACGGCCGTCCTCGGCGTTTCGGCCGACTCGGTGAAGGCGCAGGACTCGTTCCGCGACAAGCATCAGCTGGCGACGCCGCTATTGTCCGACCCCACGCACGCGATGCTCGAAGCGTATGGTGCCTGGGGCGAGAAATCGCTGTACGGCCGAAAGTTCCAAGGGATTATTCGCACCACGGTTTTGATCGACGCCGATGGCCGCGTCGCGCGGGTGTGGCGCAACGTGAAGGTCGACGGCCACGCCGATCAGGTGCTCGCTGCCGCGCAATCTTGA
- a CDS encoding DUF3971 domain-containing protein, producing MPPQERILRDGAHPSREEPAPDARVQREAMAKHPTPDQSDPHAGHDCNDPHWHEGHWDHEHEEDARHRARKLLKRRNLGLHRIDDWPSRRTPGAPWLKRTLLTIAVVGAVLMAGFAGLWLRLGVGPINVDMVTPWLADAIEENIGQGNTVEIGGTQIERAGRIRVALRIRDIVVRDRDHVVVASAPKAEVRLSGGALLTGKLRAESLRLVGAELAIRIDPDGQVTVSAGSTDRPLATGIAPSGRPAEFKLPTQPATPDAGAVAPGATAPSGSPTTPPPATDTSDTMKGVLAGLEWLDSLSLSGLDGQNLNEIGLKNGNLVVDDQQRGNRWTFENISLSLRRPSTGGVALSVGEEGGLKAWSLRVQVGPAHDGVRSVELHANQVPTRTLLLALRLKNLTYSADFPLTGDLKGEVGRDGVPTYFRGKLTAGAGTVIDSDTPDYPMAIDQIETSFEWDANRRVLIAPFKVLAGPNRVTLLASLEPPNGSVNDWRLGLSGGTIVLPGAQNESPLIFNRIAVRVRFDSANRRVLLTQADVSNGEIGVAGSGSIDYSSEPRLTLGLAGTPMSVSALKRMWPALIVPELREWVNDRILAGSIQTIDIAINSPMKNLSRRGPPIPDEGLLVNILGNGAAIRPVDGMPVVKDADMRVRVTGRTATVAINQANADTDGGRKVALSDILFEVPDLAPKPAPARIKFKLEGPVPAVAEVLASGRLSDAAALPIDPNTSKGNVSAQVALGMPIQRELTKQDTSYSITADLNGFSADKLAMGQKLEANTLKVIANNQGYQVKGDVKINGQAAALDYRKPVDGDADVKLQATLDDASRARLGVDLGSGLSGPLGVKLTGKIGDNEQDSKFGIEADLTPVKVDNLLPGWSKQPGKPGKATFNVTRKPQSTRLDDVTLEGGGTLIKGSLEVDPDGDLINVNFPVYSPSEGDKAMLKADRGPDGVLKAVMRGDVFDGRGFIRSALSGSSTEAKGKSIDFDLDLKFGAVAGFSGEALRSLDIKTTRRNGSIRSFTMNGKLGRDTPITADLRGRNQGREVIYLETNDAGAFFRFTDSYSKMYGGQLSLAVEPPGGEPREKEGLINVRDFTVKGEAALDRVAAGAPGGPPQGLAFSRLRAEFSRQNGTLTIRDGVVKGPTIGATIEGSIDYGANQVRMSGTFVPMYGLNNMFGQIPIVGLFLGGGSNEGLIGVTYEVVGTPGKPVLRVNPISAMAPGVLRKIFEFNTGRQNNGADFPAPPN from the coding sequence ATGCCGCCACAGGAGCGCATCCTGCGCGACGGCGCACACCCCTCCCGCGAAGAACCGGCTCCTGACGCGCGCGTGCAACGAGAGGCAATGGCCAAACATCCGACGCCGGACCAGTCCGACCCGCACGCTGGCCATGACTGCAACGATCCCCATTGGCACGAGGGTCATTGGGATCACGAGCACGAGGAAGATGCGCGGCATCGTGCGCGTAAGCTGCTGAAGCGCCGTAACCTCGGTCTGCATCGCATCGACGACTGGCCGAGCCGTCGCACCCCGGGTGCGCCATGGCTGAAGCGGACGCTGCTGACCATCGCGGTGGTCGGCGCCGTGCTGATGGCTGGATTCGCCGGACTATGGCTGCGGCTCGGCGTCGGACCGATCAATGTCGACATGGTGACGCCGTGGCTTGCGGACGCAATCGAAGAGAACATCGGTCAGGGCAACACCGTTGAGATCGGCGGCACGCAAATCGAGCGGGCCGGCCGGATTCGTGTCGCGCTGCGGATTCGCGACATCGTGGTGCGCGACCGCGATCACGTCGTGGTCGCCTCGGCGCCCAAGGCCGAAGTGCGGCTGTCCGGCGGGGCGCTGCTGACCGGCAAGCTGCGCGCCGAAAGCCTGCGGCTGGTCGGGGCCGAGCTCGCGATCCGGATCGATCCCGACGGCCAGGTGACGGTGTCGGCCGGTTCGACCGATCGGCCGCTCGCCACCGGCATCGCGCCCAGCGGCCGTCCGGCTGAATTCAAGCTGCCGACCCAGCCTGCGACCCCGGATGCTGGGGCGGTTGCACCCGGTGCCACGGCGCCGTCGGGATCCCCCACCACACCGCCGCCGGCCACCGATACGTCGGACACGATGAAGGGGGTGCTGGCCGGGCTCGAATGGCTCGACAGCCTGAGCCTGAGCGGGCTCGACGGGCAGAACCTCAATGAGATCGGACTGAAGAACGGCAACCTGGTGGTCGATGACCAGCAGCGCGGCAACCGCTGGACCTTCGAGAACATCTCGCTCAGCTTGCGTCGCCCCAGCACGGGCGGCGTCGCGCTCAGCGTCGGCGAGGAGGGCGGGCTCAAGGCCTGGTCGCTCCGCGTTCAGGTCGGCCCGGCGCATGACGGCGTCCGCTCGGTCGAACTCCACGCCAACCAGGTGCCGACCCGGACCTTGCTGCTGGCGCTGCGGCTGAAGAACCTGACCTACAGCGCCGACTTCCCGCTGACCGGTGATCTGAAAGGCGAAGTCGGCCGCGACGGCGTGCCGACCTATTTCCGTGGCAAGCTGACCGCCGGTGCCGGCACCGTGATCGATTCCGACACGCCCGACTATCCGATGGCGATCGACCAGATCGAAACCTCGTTCGAGTGGGATGCCAACCGACGTGTGCTGATCGCGCCGTTCAAGGTGCTGGCCGGCCCGAACCGGGTGACGCTGCTGGCTTCACTCGAGCCGCCGAACGGCAGCGTCAACGATTGGCGGCTCGGATTGTCCGGCGGCACCATCGTTCTGCCGGGCGCGCAGAACGAGAGTCCGCTGATCTTCAACCGGATTGCCGTCCGGGTCCGGTTCGACAGCGCCAACCGCCGTGTCCTGCTGACCCAGGCCGACGTCAGCAATGGTGAAATCGGCGTCGCCGGGTCCGGCAGCATCGATTACTCCAGCGAGCCCCGGCTGACGCTGGGCCTTGCTGGAACGCCGATGTCGGTCTCGGCGCTGAAACGGATGTGGCCGGCGCTGATCGTGCCGGAGCTGCGCGAGTGGGTGAACGACAGAATCCTCGCCGGCTCGATTCAGACCATCGACATCGCGATCAACTCGCCGATGAAGAACCTGTCGCGCCGCGGTCCGCCGATCCCGGACGAAGGTCTCTTGGTCAACATCCTCGGCAACGGAGCGGCGATCCGTCCGGTCGATGGCATGCCGGTGGTGAAGGATGCCGATATGCGGGTGCGGGTCACGGGCCGCACCGCGACGGTGGCGATCAATCAGGCTAATGCCGACACCGATGGCGGCCGCAAGGTGGCGCTGTCGGACATTCTGTTCGAGGTGCCGGATCTGGCGCCGAAGCCGGCACCGGCACGGATCAAGTTCAAACTCGAAGGCCCGGTGCCTGCCGTCGCCGAAGTGCTGGCCTCTGGCCGCCTTAGCGACGCTGCGGCGCTTCCGATCGATCCGAACACCAGCAAGGGAAACGTGTCGGCGCAGGTCGCGCTCGGCATGCCGATCCAGCGTGAGCTGACCAAGCAGGACACCAGCTACTCGATCACCGCCGACCTGAATGGCTTCTCCGCCGACAAGCTGGCGATGGGGCAGAAGCTCGAAGCCAATACGCTGAAGGTGATCGCCAACAATCAGGGCTACCAGGTCAAGGGCGACGTCAAGATCAATGGCCAGGCGGCGGCGCTGGACTATCGCAAGCCGGTCGATGGCGATGCTGACGTCAAGTTGCAGGCGACACTCGACGATGCCAGCCGCGCACGGCTCGGCGTCGATCTCGGCAGTGGTCTCAGCGGCCCGCTCGGCGTCAAGCTGACCGGCAAGATCGGCGACAACGAACAGGATTCCAAGTTCGGCATCGAAGCTGATCTCACCCCCGTGAAGGTCGACAATCTGCTGCCGGGCTGGAGCAAGCAGCCGGGCAAGCCCGGCAAGGCGACCTTCAACGTGACGCGCAAGCCTCAGTCGACGCGGCTCGATGATGTCACCCTCGAAGGTGGCGGCACGCTGATCAAGGGCTCTCTTGAAGTCGACCCCGACGGCGACCTGATCAACGTCAACTTCCCGGTGTACTCGCCGTCCGAGGGCGACAAGGCCATGCTGAAGGCCGACCGAGGTCCCGACGGCGTGCTGAAGGCGGTGATGCGCGGTGACGTATTCGACGGCCGCGGCTTCATTCGCTCGGCGCTGTCGGGCAGCTCCACTGAAGCCAAGGGCAAGAGCATCGATTTCGATCTCGACCTGAAGTTCGGCGCGGTCGCCGGCTTTTCTGGCGAGGCGCTGCGCAGCCTCGACATCAAGACCACGCGCCGCAACGGCAGCATCCGCAGCTTCACCATGAACGGCAAGCTCGGCCGCGACACGCCGATCACCGCCGATCTGCGAGGCCGCAATCAGGGCCGTGAAGTGATCTATCTCGAGACCAACGACGCCGGCGCGTTCTTCCGCTTCACCGACAGCTACTCGAAGATGTATGGCGGCCAGCTCTCGCTGGCGGTGGAGCCGCCGGGCGGCGAGCCGCGCGAGAAGGAGGGCCTGATCAACGTCCGCGACTTCACCGTAAAGGGCGAAGCCGCGCTCGACCGTGTCGCCGCCGGCGCGCCGGGCGGACCGCCGCAGGGACTGGCATTCTCGCGCCTGCGGGCCGAGTTCAGCCGGCAGAACGGCACGCTCACCATTCGCGACGGCGTGGTGAAGGGGCCGACGATCGGCGCCACGATCGAAGGCTCGATCGACTACGGCGCCAACCAGGTGCGGATGAGCGGCACCTTCGTGCCGATGTACGGGCTGAACAACATGTTCGGGCAGATCCCGATCGTCGGCCTGTTCCTCGGCGGCGGCAGCAACGAGGGCCTGATCGGCGTCACCTACGAAGTGGTGGGTACGCCGGGCAAGCCGGTGCTGCGGGTCAACCCGATCTCGGCGATGGCGCCGGGCGTGCTGCGCAAGATCTTTGAATTCAACACCGGCCGACAAAATAACGGCGCCGATTTCCCGGCGCCGCCCAACTAA
- a CDS encoding cytochrome b, with product MTTTTLDTADKGPAQYGALAVLIHWLIFFAVIALFASMNYAHGLEKTDPLRRTLYDWHKAVGTAVLGLAVLRILWIKIHGAPDLVPSPRITEVIARISHGLLYLLLLAVPITGLGMTLFSGRGVDLLGIPPLAKNDAIAGALHAAHEPLFLLTAIVVLIHVIGALWHQYFRHDATLGRMVPWLRGK from the coding sequence ATGACGACCACGACCCTTGATACCGCCGACAAAGGGCCCGCCCAATACGGCGCGCTCGCTGTCCTCATTCACTGGCTGATTTTCTTCGCCGTAATCGCCCTGTTCGCCTCGATGAACTACGCACACGGGTTGGAGAAAACCGACCCGCTGCGGCGTACGCTGTACGATTGGCACAAGGCCGTCGGCACCGCGGTGCTCGGCCTCGCCGTGCTGCGCATCCTGTGGATCAAGATCCACGGCGCGCCGGACTTGGTGCCGTCGCCGCGCATCACCGAGGTGATCGCCCGGATCAGCCACGGCCTGCTGTACCTGCTGCTGCTCGCGGTCCCGATCACCGGCCTCGGCATGACGCTGTTCTCCGGCCGCGGCGTCGACCTGCTCGGCATTCCGCCGCTGGCGAAGAACGACGCGATCGCCGGCGCGCTGCATGCGGCGCACGAACCACTGTTTCTTTTGACGGCGATCGTCGTGTTGATCCACGTCATCGGCGCGCTGTGGCACCAGTACTTCCGCCACGACGCAACGCTCGGCCGCATGGTGCCGTGGCTGCGGGGCAAGTAA
- a CDS encoding MFS transporter → MDHRASRTGLFILGLCFVLSLLGRGLGESFTVFLLPISASFGWDRAEVVSIYSLTALCTGLASPLVGRLFDRYGPRVVYTLGMTLLGGALLIAAYAERLWQLQLTVGLCVGLGIAFTGNVPNSILLGRWFGARLPTAMAVVYSAIGAGVLVMLPIAQLLIDRYGWREAYLILGGAMLILLVPLSLMPWRRFAAGADAHAQRPAQDADEDGWTLGSAMRHHAFWALFATFFFTAIGMYSISAQVVAYLVDAGFTPLQAATAWGFSGVVLVVGMLGVSWLDGVIGRRPSILFSYAISITGLVLLWLLQWYPNLLLLGGFVICFGSMIGSRGPLITATAMSIFRGKRVGTIYGTISIGSGLGSAFGSWCGGLLHDLTQSYNPVLGFALVSVVLGMIPFLVVPALRERQ, encoded by the coding sequence TTGGATCACCGTGCCTCGCGCACCGGCCTGTTCATTCTCGGCCTGTGCTTCGTGCTGTCGCTGCTCGGCCGCGGGCTCGGCGAGAGCTTCACCGTGTTCCTGCTGCCGATCTCGGCCTCGTTCGGCTGGGACCGCGCCGAGGTGGTGTCGATCTATTCGCTGACGGCGCTGTGCACCGGCCTCGCCTCACCTCTGGTCGGCCGGCTGTTCGATCGTTACGGCCCGCGCGTGGTCTACACCCTCGGCATGACGCTGCTGGGCGGCGCGCTGCTGATCGCCGCTTATGCCGAGCGACTGTGGCAATTGCAGCTTACCGTCGGCCTCTGCGTCGGCCTCGGCATCGCCTTCACCGGTAACGTTCCGAACTCGATCCTGCTCGGCCGCTGGTTCGGCGCGCGGCTGCCAACCGCGATGGCGGTGGTGTATTCGGCGATCGGCGCCGGCGTGCTGGTGATGCTGCCGATCGCGCAGCTGCTGATCGACCGGTACGGCTGGCGCGAGGCGTATCTGATCCTGGGCGGCGCGATGCTGATCCTGCTGGTGCCGCTATCGCTGATGCCGTGGCGCCGGTTCGCCGCCGGGGCGGACGCACACGCGCAACGGCCCGCACAGGATGCCGACGAGGACGGCTGGACGCTGGGAAGCGCGATGCGCCATCACGCGTTCTGGGCGCTGTTCGCGACGTTCTTCTTCACCGCAATCGGGATGTATTCGATCTCGGCGCAGGTGGTCGCCTATCTGGTCGACGCAGGTTTCACGCCCCTACAGGCAGCGACCGCCTGGGGCTTCTCCGGCGTCGTGCTGGTAGTCGGCATGCTCGGCGTGAGCTGGCTGGATGGCGTGATCGGACGGCGGCCGTCGATCCTGTTCTCTTACGCGATCTCGATCACCGGCCTCGTGCTGCTGTGGCTGCTGCAGTGGTATCCGAACCTGTTGCTGCTCGGCGGCTTCGTGATCTGCTTCGGCTCGATGATCGGCTCGCGCGGCCCGCTGATCACCGCAACCGCGATGAGCATCTTCCGCGGCAAGCGCGTCGGCACGATCTACGGCACGATCTCGATCGGCAGCGGCCTCGGCTCGGCGTTCGGCTCGTGGTGCGGCGGCCTGCTGCACGACCTCACCCAGAGCTACAATCCGGTGCTCGGCTTCGCGCTGGTCAGCGTGGTGCTCGGCATGATCCCGTTCCTGGTGGTCCCGGCACTGCGGGAGCGACAATAA
- the tyrS gene encoding tyrosine--tRNA ligase: protein MTAFKSDFMNVLQSRGFIHQISDPDSLDALAAKGEVVAYVGYDCTAASLHVGHLLSIMMLHWLQATGNKPIALMGGGTTRVGDPSGRDETRKILTYEQIDANKESIKGTFSKFIKFGDGHSDALMADNAEWLTKLNYIEMLREIGRHFSINRMLTMDSVKLRLDREQELSFIEFNYMILQSYDFVELARRYKCNLQMGGSDQWGNIVTGVDLGRRMGTHQLHALTCPLLTTASGAKMGKTAAGAVWLNGDMLAPYDYWQYWRNTEDADVGRFLKLFTLLPMDEIERLSKLQGAEINDAKKILATEATALMHGREAADKAEATARTTFEQGGTAQDLPSVEISRGELDAGIGVLVAFAEKTGLVASNGEARRQIKAGGLKVNDAPVTDEKMTLTATDLSSDGVIKLSMGKKKHVLLRLA from the coding sequence ATGACCGCTTTTAAGTCTGATTTTATGAATGTTCTCCAAAGTCGGGGATTCATTCATCAGATTTCCGACCCCGACTCGCTGGACGCGCTCGCGGCGAAGGGCGAAGTGGTCGCGTATGTCGGTTACGACTGCACCGCGGCCTCGCTACATGTCGGGCATCTGCTCTCGATCATGATGCTGCATTGGCTGCAGGCGACCGGCAACAAGCCGATCGCACTGATGGGCGGCGGCACCACGCGCGTCGGCGATCCGTCGGGCCGTGACGAGACCCGCAAGATCCTCACCTATGAGCAGATCGACGCCAACAAGGAGTCGATCAAGGGCACGTTCTCGAAGTTCATCAAGTTCGGCGACGGTCACAGCGACGCGCTGATGGCCGACAACGCCGAGTGGCTGACCAAGCTGAACTACATCGAGATGCTGCGGGAGATCGGTCGCCACTTCTCGATCAACCGTATGCTGACGATGGACTCGGTGAAGCTGCGGCTCGACCGCGAGCAGGAGCTGTCGTTCATCGAATTCAACTACATGATCCTGCAGTCCTACGACTTCGTCGAGCTGGCGCGGCGCTATAAATGCAATCTGCAGATGGGCGGCTCGGATCAGTGGGGCAACATCGTCACCGGCGTCGATCTCGGCCGCCGGATGGGCACCCACCAGCTTCACGCACTGACCTGCCCGCTGCTCACCACCGCCTCGGGCGCCAAGATGGGCAAGACCGCGGCTGGCGCCGTCTGGCTCAACGGCGACATGCTGGCGCCGTACGACTACTGGCAGTATTGGCGCAACACCGAGGACGCCGACGTCGGCCGCTTCCTCAAGCTGTTCACGCTGCTGCCGATGGACGAGATCGAGCGGCTGTCGAAGCTGCAGGGCGCCGAGATCAACGACGCCAAGAAAATCCTGGCCACCGAGGCGACCGCGCTGATGCACGGCCGCGAAGCGGCAGACAAGGCGGAAGCCACCGCGCGCACCACCTTCGAACAGGGAGGCACCGCGCAGGATCTGCCGAGCGTCGAGATCAGCCGCGGCGAGCTCGATGCCGGGATCGGCGTGCTGGTGGCGTTCGCGGAGAAGACCGGGCTGGTCGCCTCCAACGGCGAAGCCCGCCGCCAGATCAAGGCCGGCGGCCTCAAGGTCAACGATGCGCCAGTGACCGACGAGAAGATGACGCTGACCGCGACCGACCTGTCCTCGGACGGCGTGATCAAGCTGTCGATGGGCAAGAAGAAGCACGTGCTGCTTCGGCTTGCATAG
- a CDS encoding anhydro-N-acetylmuramic acid kinase, giving the protein MMMTAIGLMSGTSLDGVDVALIKTDGRRVGALGPSGYRPYTETERSLLRQALAEAVQLTARDARPGVLAEAERAVTIAHAEAVAAFVAQNRLSPGSVDIVGFHGQTVLHRPAEKLTVQIGDAKALAKAIRIPVVCDFRAADVAAGGQGAPLVPVYHRALAQSLGRDGPIGVINVGGVSNVTYIDGTDTLIACDTGPGNALLDDFMFRTLGKPFDCEGRLASQGVIDQAWLTEALQHPFFAKPTPKSLDRNDFANLTLRDWSPADGAATLTAFTARAIAAVLPLLPKPPQSWIVTGGGARNLTLMRMLREALAPASVESADALGWSADAMEAQAFGFLATRGLKGLPLSYPATTGVAFPMTGGLLARP; this is encoded by the coding sequence ATGATGATGACGGCGATCGGACTGATGAGCGGGACGTCGCTCGACGGCGTCGATGTCGCTCTGATCAAGACCGACGGACGGCGCGTCGGAGCGCTCGGACCGTCGGGCTACCGGCCTTACACCGAGACCGAGCGCAGCCTGCTGCGCCAAGCGCTTGCTGAAGCGGTGCAACTGACTGCGCGCGATGCTCGGCCCGGCGTGCTCGCCGAAGCCGAGCGCGCGGTGACGATCGCCCACGCCGAGGCTGTCGCCGCGTTTGTGGCGCAGAACCGGCTGTCCCCCGGGAGCGTCGATATCGTCGGCTTCCACGGCCAGACCGTGCTGCACCGGCCGGCCGAAAAGCTCACGGTGCAGATTGGCGACGCCAAGGCGCTGGCCAAGGCGATCCGCATCCCGGTGGTGTGCGACTTCCGCGCCGCGGATGTCGCGGCCGGCGGGCAGGGCGCGCCGCTGGTGCCGGTGTATCACCGCGCGCTGGCGCAATCGCTCGGCCGCGACGGCCCGATCGGGGTGATCAATGTCGGCGGGGTCTCCAACGTCACTTATATCGACGGCACCGACACGCTGATTGCCTGCGACACCGGCCCAGGCAACGCGCTGCTCGACGACTTCATGTTCCGCACGCTCGGCAAGCCGTTCGATTGCGAAGGCCGGCTGGCGTCGCAGGGCGTGATCGATCAGGCGTGGCTCACGGAAGCGCTGCAGCATCCGTTCTTCGCCAAGCCGACGCCGAAATCGCTCGACCGCAACGACTTCGCCAACCTGACCTTGCGCGACTGGTCGCCAGCGGACGGGGCGGCGACGCTGACGGCGTTCACCGCGCGCGCGATTGCGGCGGTGCTGCCGCTGCTGCCGAAGCCGCCTCAGAGTTGGATCGTGACCGGCGGCGGTGCGCGCAACCTGACGCTGATGCGGATGTTGCGCGAGGCGCTGGCTCCAGCCAGCGTCGAGAGCGCCGATGCGCTCGGCTGGTCGGCCGATGCGATGGAGGCGCAGGCGTTCGGCTTCCTCGCCACGCGCGGGCTGAAGGGGCTGCCGCTGAGCTATCCGGCGACCACGGGCGTCGCCTTTCCGATGACCGGCGGGCTTCTGGCGCGGCCGTAA
- a CDS encoding alpha/beta hydrolase: MPEVIFTGPAGRLEGRYHPAKQKNAPIAMVLHPHPQFRGNMNHPIVYQVYYAFVARGFSVLRFNFRGVGRSQGSFDHGTGELADAASALDWAQTINPEARACWVAGFSFGAWIGMQLLMRRPEVEGFISIAPEPNRYDFSFLAPCPSSGLIVHGEKDIVAPAKDVNTLVEKLKTQKGIVIDQQTIPGANHFFEDRMEPLMETITSYLDMRLANVR, from the coding sequence ATGCCCGAAGTTATTTTCACCGGTCCGGCGGGCCGACTTGAAGGCCGCTACCACCCGGCGAAGCAGAAGAACGCGCCGATCGCGATGGTGCTGCATCCGCATCCGCAGTTCCGTGGCAACATGAACCACCCGATCGTCTATCAGGTGTATTACGCCTTCGTGGCCCGCGGCTTCTCGGTGCTGCGGTTCAATTTCCGCGGCGTCGGTCGCAGCCAGGGGTCGTTCGACCACGGCACCGGCGAGCTGGCGGATGCGGCCTCCGCGCTCGATTGGGCGCAGACCATCAATCCCGAAGCGCGCGCCTGCTGGGTCGCCGGCTTCTCGTTCGGCGCCTGGATCGGCATGCAGCTCCTGATGCGCCGCCCCGAGGTCGAAGGCTTCATCTCGATCGCGCCGGAACCGAACCGCTACGATTTCTCGTTCCTGGCGCCCTGTCCGTCGTCCGGCCTGATCGTCCATGGCGAAAAGGACATCGTGGCGCCGGCCAAGGACGTCAACACCCTGGTCGAGAAGTTGAAGACCCAAAAGGGCATCGTGATCGACCAGCAGACCATCCCGGGCGCCAACCACTTCTTCGAAGACCGGATGGAGCCGCTGATGGAGACGATCACGTCCTATCTCGACATGCGGCTCGCCAACGTCCGCTAA
- a CDS encoding cysteine desulfurase family protein yields the protein MTANRVYLDWNATTPLRPEAKAAMAAALDVVGNPSSVHAEGRAARGLLEQARAQVAAAVGAAPRDVVFTSGGTEANALALTPGLRIGSEPVERLLVSAVEHASVLSGGRFPADRVTQIQVTADGVFDLDHLRALLADGGPALVSVMLANNETGALQPIREVAEMVHEAGGVLHVDAIQALGKIPFGIKELGADLVSLSAHKIGGPKGVGALVLSPRLTGPEPLLRGGGQELGRRAGTENLIGIAGFGAAAAVAIPVLAGDMARIEGLRTRLEAGLRHIRPDDGVIVSAGAPRLPNTTLFAVPGLRAETAVIGFDLAGIAVSSGSACSSGKVQPSHVLEAMGFGPELARSAIRISLGWSSSESDIDRCLQAWRKLAGNLTKRDHETVLERF from the coding sequence GTGACGGCCAATCGAGTGTATCTGGACTGGAATGCGACCACGCCGCTGCGGCCGGAGGCCAAGGCCGCGATGGCGGCGGCGCTCGACGTCGTCGGCAACCCGTCATCGGTCCATGCCGAAGGCCGTGCCGCGCGCGGGCTCCTCGAACAGGCCAGGGCGCAGGTGGCGGCCGCGGTCGGCGCCGCGCCACGCGACGTGGTGTTCACCTCCGGCGGCACCGAAGCCAACGCGCTGGCGCTCACCCCAGGACTCCGGATCGGCTCGGAACCCGTTGAGCGGTTGCTGGTTTCGGCGGTGGAACACGCATCGGTGCTGAGCGGCGGCCGGTTCCCCGCAGATCGTGTCACCCAGATCCAGGTGACGGCGGACGGGGTGTTCGATCTCGATCACCTGCGCGCGTTGCTGGCCGATGGCGGTCCGGCGCTGGTGTCGGTGATGCTCGCCAATAACGAGACCGGCGCACTTCAGCCGATTCGTGAAGTTGCTGAGATGGTGCATGAAGCGGGCGGCGTGCTGCACGTCGACGCGATCCAGGCGCTGGGCAAGATTCCATTCGGAATCAAGGAACTCGGCGCCGATCTTGTGTCGCTGTCTGCCCACAAGATCGGTGGTCCGAAGGGCGTCGGCGCGCTGGTGCTGAGCCCGAGGCTGACTGGACCGGAGCCGCTGCTGCGCGGTGGCGGCCAGGAGCTGGGGCGGCGGGCCGGCACCGAGAATCTGATCGGGATCGCCGGTTTCGGCGCCGCAGCGGCGGTGGCGATTCCTGTGTTGGCCGGCGACATGGCCCGGATCGAAGGATTGCGGACACGGCTCGAGGCGGGGTTGCGACACATCAGGCCGGACGATGGAGTGATCGTCTCGGCCGGTGCGCCACGGCTGCCCAACACCACGCTGTTCGCGGTTCCGGGATTACGCGCGGAAACTGCCGTGATCGGCTTCGATCTTGCCGGAATCGCGGTGTCGTCCGGCTCGGCCTGCTCGTCCGGCAAGGTGCAGCCGTCGCACGTGCTCGAAGCGATGGGGTTCGGTCCGGAACTTGCACGGTCAGCGATACGGATCAGTCTCGGTTGGTCGAGTAGCGAATCCGACATCGATCGATGCCTGCAGGCTTGGAGAAAGCTCGCTGGCAACCTAACTAAAAGGGATCATGAAACAGTGCTTGAACGGTTCTAA